Proteins from a single region of Thiomicrorhabdus sp. Kp2:
- the topA gene encoding type I DNA topoisomerase: protein MTNLVIVESPAKAKTIEKYLGKDFTVRSSYGHIRDIQKKGMGIDLENGFLPNYEISADKKKNVAELRKLAKTAEAVWLATDEDREGEAIAWHLAEALKLDINTTKRIVFHEITKPAIQAAIAAPRTVDLDLVDAQQARRILDRIVGFELSPILWKKIRTGLSAGRVQSVAVRLIVEREREVEAFESNFVFRVQGELNLLDEAGKKVGVLDVKRTATFATEEEAVAFLEAVAKANLSVISLEEKPAKRTPKAPFTTSTLQQEASSKLGFSVKQTMMVAQRLYESGKITYMRTDSVNLSELAIEQAKNVISSDYGSEYSHSRRFKTKNADAQEAHEAIRPTDFSVENVTGERNEQRLYQLIWRRAIASQMADAQLKRTTVDVGIDLLPGDKFTAKGEVVIFDGFLKVYDFDTKDEGGLLPPMTVGQKLDVSELSARQSFSRPPARYNEASLVRTLEEMGIGRPSTYAPTIDTVQQRGYVVKEDREGKPREYRQITLNKGEVKAETLSEMAGSEKNKLFPTDIAGIVTNFLTKHFGDVLDYQFTAKVEDKFDVIAQGNMQWQEMLAEFYGQFHPKVVAAEDVSREEAGQARSLGNHPQSGKPMFVKIGRFGPYVQVGDGENDEKPTFASLMPGQKMDLITIEDALELFKLPREVGEMPETFKATAVDGSEFGIEKGQVIIAKQGPFGPYLEYGPKMFAPIKGFDPLSITLEESVALIENKIQADADKIVKTFVGTDVKILKGRWGPYITDMVTKKNAKIAKDEDALELSLEECQKRLDEAPEPKKRGRAAAKKAPAKKPAAKKTTAKKATTKKPATKKAAPKKAPAKKPATKSTTRKSPAKKTASE, encoded by the coding sequence ATGACGAATTTGGTGATAGTGGAGTCCCCCGCTAAAGCAAAAACAATCGAGAAATATTTAGGTAAAGATTTTACTGTACGGTCAAGTTACGGTCATATTCGTGATATTCAGAAAAAAGGGATGGGGATTGACCTAGAAAATGGGTTTTTACCAAACTACGAAATCTCTGCAGATAAAAAGAAAAACGTAGCCGAATTAAGAAAGCTGGCTAAAACGGCTGAGGCCGTATGGTTGGCAACGGATGAGGACCGCGAGGGGGAGGCGATTGCCTGGCACCTTGCGGAAGCCTTAAAGCTAGATATAAATACCACCAAACGTATTGTATTCCATGAAATTACCAAGCCCGCTATTCAAGCGGCGATTGCTGCGCCAAGAACGGTTGACTTAGATTTGGTAGACGCTCAACAAGCGCGTCGCATATTAGACCGAATAGTGGGTTTTGAACTGTCGCCTATCTTGTGGAAAAAAATTCGTACAGGCTTGTCAGCAGGGCGAGTACAGTCCGTTGCCGTGCGTTTAATTGTAGAGCGTGAGCGTGAAGTTGAAGCGTTTGAATCAAATTTTGTTTTTAGAGTTCAGGGCGAACTTAATTTGCTGGATGAGGCGGGAAAAAAAGTAGGTGTTTTAGATGTAAAGCGCACCGCAACTTTTGCAACTGAAGAAGAGGCCGTTGCCTTTTTAGAAGCGGTGGCTAAAGCGAATTTATCGGTCATCTCTTTAGAAGAAAAACCAGCAAAACGCACCCCTAAAGCGCCGTTTACCACTTCAACTTTGCAACAAGAGGCATCTTCAAAGCTGGGCTTCTCGGTGAAGCAGACCATGATGGTGGCGCAACGTTTATATGAGTCTGGGAAAATCACCTATATGAGAACGGACTCAGTGAATTTGTCTGAGTTGGCGATTGAACAAGCTAAAAATGTGATTAGCTCCGATTACGGCAGTGAATACAGTCATTCAAGACGGTTTAAAACCAAAAATGCCGATGCACAAGAGGCGCACGAAGCGATTCGTCCAACCGACTTTAGCGTTGAAAATGTCACAGGTGAGCGTAATGAACAGCGTCTTTATCAGTTGATTTGGCGTAGAGCAATCGCCTCGCAAATGGCGGATGCACAATTAAAAAGAACCACGGTGGATGTGGGGATTGATTTATTACCGGGTGATAAATTTACCGCCAAAGGTGAAGTGGTCATTTTTGACGGTTTCTTAAAAGTATACGACTTTGATACCAAAGATGAAGGTGGCTTATTACCACCTATGACAGTCGGTCAAAAGTTAGATGTTTCTGAGTTAAGCGCAAGACAGAGCTTTAGTCGTCCACCGGCACGTTATAACGAAGCGAGCTTGGTTCGCACTTTAGAAGAGATGGGGATTGGACGACCATCAACCTATGCTCCGACTATTGATACGGTGCAACAACGTGGTTATGTGGTTAAGGAGGACCGAGAAGGTAAGCCTAGAGAGTACCGACAAATCACCTTGAATAAGGGTGAGGTTAAAGCTGAAACCCTATCTGAGATGGCGGGAAGTGAGAAGAATAAATTATTCCCTACTGATATTGCTGGCATTGTGACCAACTTTTTAACCAAACACTTTGGTGATGTGTTGGATTATCAATTTACCGCCAAAGTAGAAGATAAGTTTGATGTGATTGCCCAAGGTAATATGCAGTGGCAAGAGATGTTGGCCGAGTTTTACGGGCAATTTCACCCTAAGGTAGTCGCAGCCGAAGATGTTTCACGTGAAGAAGCGGGTCAGGCACGTTCATTAGGCAATCATCCGCAAAGTGGTAAACCCATGTTTGTTAAAATTGGTCGTTTTGGGCCTTATGTACAAGTGGGGGATGGTGAGAATGATGAAAAGCCGACTTTTGCTAGCTTAATGCCAGGGCAAAAGATGGATTTGATTACCATAGAAGATGCGCTAGAGCTTTTTAAGTTACCTCGTGAAGTAGGAGAAATGCCTGAAACTTTTAAAGCAACCGCCGTTGATGGTAGTGAATTTGGTATTGAAAAAGGGCAAGTGATTATTGCTAAGCAAGGCCCGTTTGGTCCTTATTTGGAATATGGTCCAAAAATGTTTGCTCCCATTAAAGGCTTTGACCCTCTAAGCATTACTTTAGAAGAATCGGTGGCGCTAATTGAAAACAAAATTCAAGCCGATGCCGATAAGATTGTAAAAACCTTTGTTGGTACCGATGTCAAAATCCTTAAAGGACGGTGGGGGCCATATATTACCGATATGGTGACCAAGAAAAACGCCAAAATTGCTAAGGATGAAGATGCGCTAGAATTGTCTTTAGAAGAGTGTCAGAAGCGTTTAGATGAAGCGCCAGAGCCTAAAAAGCGTGGTCGTGCAGCGGCTAAAAAGGCGCCTGCTAAAAAACCAGCAGCAAAAAAAACAACCGCTAAAAAAGCAACTACAAAAAAACCAGCTACAAAAAAGGCGGCTCCTAAAAAAGCACCCGCTAAAAAACCTGCTACAAAATCGACAACTCGAAAATCACCTGCCAAGAAAACAGCTTCTGAATAA
- a CDS encoding ATP-binding protein has product MPEAQPVPAVADTRRLLFIGVDPTHQLDIQRKLNHFNFEFTFCATPLEGIQILKKFATPSFEAVIIDECMLDRDDFKAFHSYQKQPIYNVIPLILQINNPRTEIVQKALENGVYFSLNYPYNASLFKTVLMAATYGFSRHLEVAHRLANFENVHPLMQKATFHVKTIQDAQTVSSVLAFITPDQKHVAIGLFELILNSIEHGNLGIGYEEKTRLTSKGSLQAEIERRLNLPENKHKHVEVSVERFKEYLQFTIKDNGLGFDFSSYLDYVENRALHHHGRGIMIANQLSFDALDYQDSGSKAICKVNL; this is encoded by the coding sequence ATGCCTGAAGCCCAACCTGTACCTGCTGTAGCAGACACCCGTCGGTTATTATTTATTGGTGTCGACCCTACACATCAATTAGACATTCAACGCAAACTGAATCATTTCAATTTTGAATTTACATTTTGCGCCACGCCTCTCGAAGGGATTCAAATCTTAAAAAAGTTCGCCACCCCCTCTTTTGAAGCCGTTATTATTGATGAATGCATGCTCGACAGAGATGACTTTAAAGCATTTCATAGCTACCAAAAACAACCCATTTACAATGTAATACCCTTAATCCTGCAAATTAATAACCCACGCACTGAGATTGTTCAAAAGGCGTTAGAAAACGGGGTGTATTTTTCATTAAACTACCCTTATAACGCTTCCTTGTTTAAAACCGTTTTAATGGCGGCTACCTATGGATTCAGTCGGCATTTGGAGGTGGCGCACCGTTTAGCCAATTTTGAAAATGTTCATCCTCTCATGCAAAAAGCCACTTTTCATGTAAAAACAATACAGGATGCACAAACCGTATCGTCGGTTTTAGCTTTTATAACACCAGATCAAAAACATGTTGCGATTGGTTTATTTGAGCTTATCCTGAACTCCATTGAACATGGAAATCTAGGCATTGGCTATGAAGAAAAAACGCGCTTAACATCAAAAGGTTCTTTACAGGCTGAAATTGAACGACGATTAAATCTACCTGAGAACAAGCATAAACATGTTGAAGTCAGTGTTGAAAGGTTTAAAGAATACTTGCAATTTACCATTAAAGACAATGGTCTGGGCTTTGATTTTTCAAGTTACCTAGACTATGTTGAAAACCGCGCTTTACATCATCACGGTAGAGGAATCATGATTGCCAATCAGCTCAGTTTTGATGCTCTTGATTACCAGGATTCTGGCTCAAAAGCCATTTGTAAAGTCAACCTTTAA
- the dprA gene encoding DNA-processing protein DprA encodes MSNFADLPSMLAFHACYVSFQQLQAIHTYFGSLENALNSSPSDWQNRELLSAKQVNDLLSDECKIRVDEALEWAEKDNQAWLPIGSTSFPQPLKEITDPPILLGVRGNVELLSDPQVAIVGSRHASKQGMETAKDFARFLSQQGLGITSGLALGIDTAAHQGGLQGMGKTVAVVATGLDRIYPASNQGLGHQIVEEGVMISEFVLGTKPLNYNFPKRNRIISGLSLGTLVVEAALKSGSLITARTALEQGREVFAVPGSIHNPQAKGCHQLIKQGAKLVESGQDVLEELSANLQYRLDLQTTQELPGLVTQPNNQSKSALLNSIGYEPTSLDELVVLTKQPVSSLQGELMLLELAGEIEAMSAARWRRIK; translated from the coding sequence ATGTCAAATTTTGCCGATTTACCCTCAATGCTTGCCTTTCACGCTTGCTACGTTTCGTTTCAGCAGTTACAAGCCATTCATACATATTTTGGCAGTTTAGAAAATGCACTAAATAGTTCCCCTTCTGACTGGCAAAATAGAGAGTTATTATCCGCTAAACAGGTTAATGATTTATTAAGCGATGAGTGCAAAATTCGTGTGGATGAAGCACTTGAGTGGGCAGAAAAAGATAACCAGGCCTGGCTACCTATTGGCTCAACATCGTTTCCGCAGCCACTTAAAGAGATAACCGACCCGCCTATTCTGCTTGGAGTGAGAGGTAATGTTGAACTGTTAAGTGATCCACAAGTTGCGATAGTGGGGAGTCGCCACGCGTCCAAGCAGGGTATGGAAACGGCCAAAGATTTTGCACGCTTTCTTTCGCAACAAGGGTTGGGTATTACCAGTGGTTTAGCTTTGGGGATTGATACTGCGGCCCATCAGGGCGGGTTACAAGGTATGGGTAAAACCGTTGCGGTAGTGGCAACAGGGTTAGACCGTATTTACCCTGCTTCCAATCAAGGTTTGGGGCATCAAATTGTAGAAGAAGGAGTGATGATTTCAGAGTTTGTGCTGGGTACAAAACCGCTGAATTACAATTTTCCTAAAAGAAACCGAATTATCAGTGGTTTGAGTCTGGGTACTTTGGTGGTTGAGGCGGCGTTAAAAAGTGGTTCATTAATTACGGCAAGAACCGCTTTAGAACAAGGTAGAGAAGTGTTTGCTGTGCCTGGCTCTATTCATAATCCACAAGCCAAAGGGTGTCACCAGTTGATTAAGCAAGGCGCTAAATTAGTGGAGTCTGGTCAAGATGTGTTAGAGGAGTTGTCAGCTAATTTACAATATCGTTTGGATTTGCAAACAACGCAAGAGTTACCAGGCCTGGTAACTCAGCCGAACAACCAATCAAAAAGTGCTTTGCTAAACAGCATTGGTTATGAACCGACCAGTTTAGATGAGTTAGTGGTGTTAACTAAGCAACCTGTTTCAAGCTTGCAAGGCGAGCTTATGCTATTGGAGTTGGCGGGCGAAATTGAAGCTATGTCAGCCGCTCGTTGGCGCAGAATCAAATAA
- the def gene encoding peptide deformylase, producing the protein MEKLDIVLYPEAGLREICAPIPEMSDEIDKLIDDMFYTMYDAPGIGLAAPQIAVQQRLIVVDVSETKDQPIALINPEIIRSAGQIKWEEGCLSIPGVYGTVTRPSDIIVRGMDRDGKQIEFEANDLLAVCIQHEIDHLNGKLFVDHLSGLKRTRALQKFRKLMEEEQP; encoded by the coding sequence ATGGAAAAACTCGATATCGTTCTCTACCCTGAAGCTGGTCTTCGTGAAATCTGCGCCCCAATCCCTGAAATGAGTGATGAGATTGATAAACTTATTGATGACATGTTTTACACCATGTATGACGCGCCAGGCATTGGTTTAGCCGCCCCACAAATTGCCGTTCAACAGCGCTTAATTGTGGTTGATGTCTCTGAAACCAAAGACCAACCCATTGCATTAATCAATCCAGAAATCATTCGTTCGGCTGGGCAAATTAAGTGGGAAGAAGGCTGTTTATCTATACCTGGCGTTTATGGAACGGTTACCAGACCAAGCGACATCATTGTGCGCGGCATGGATAGAGATGGCAAACAGATTGAGTTTGAAGCCAATGATTTATTGGCCGTGTGTATTCAACATGAAATTGATCACCTAAACGGCAAGCTGTTTGTTGACCACCTTTCTGGTTTAAAACGCACCCGAGCTTTGCAGAAGTTTCGTAAATTAATGGAAGAAGAGCAACCGTAA
- the fmt gene encoding methionyl-tRNA formyltransferase, with protein sequence MGQTTNPSLRIIFAGTPEFSVAPLQTLIDSEHDVIAVYTQPDRPAGRGRKLTASPVKQLALEHNIPVFQPETLRNPEAQEELKALNADIMIVVAYGLILPQVVLDMPKMGCLNIHASLLPRWRGAAPIQRAIEAGDAETGVTIMQMNAGLDTGDMLYKIATQITPTDNAQALHDRLSTMGCEALMATLTGLLDKSITPEKQDESLVTYAEKMHKEEAQIIWSQPAQNILRKIQAFNPWPVAFTPYEEKPLRIWQARLLNSEEQEKFNSKEKLPGLVLGLTKQGLIVATADQAICIEQLQPAGKKAMNAYDFAQSRNLDGYQFA encoded by the coding sequence ATGGGTCAAACAACCAATCCATCCCTTCGCATTATTTTTGCAGGTACTCCAGAATTTTCGGTTGCGCCACTGCAAACACTGATTGATTCAGAACATGACGTTATTGCCGTCTACACACAGCCAGACCGCCCTGCAGGACGTGGTCGCAAACTGACAGCAAGCCCTGTGAAACAACTTGCTTTGGAACACAATATTCCTGTTTTTCAGCCTGAAACTTTACGTAATCCAGAAGCCCAAGAAGAGCTTAAAGCCTTAAATGCCGACATTATGATTGTGGTGGCTTACGGCCTGATTTTGCCGCAAGTGGTGTTAGATATGCCTAAGATGGGTTGCTTAAATATTCACGCCTCTTTACTGCCTAGATGGCGTGGCGCAGCGCCTATTCAGCGCGCGATTGAAGCGGGAGATGCTGAAACAGGTGTAACCATTATGCAAATGAATGCGGGGCTTGATACTGGCGACATGCTCTATAAAATCGCCACTCAAATTACGCCTACCGATAATGCTCAAGCCCTGCATGACCGTTTAAGCACCATGGGTTGCGAGGCTTTAATGGCGACCTTAACAGGGCTTTTAGATAAAAGCATTACGCCTGAAAAGCAAGATGAGTCATTAGTGACCTATGCTGAAAAAATGCATAAAGAAGAGGCGCAAATTATCTGGTCGCAACCTGCTCAAAATATCCTTCGTAAAATACAGGCCTTTAACCCTTGGCCAGTGGCTTTTACCCCTTATGAAGAAAAACCGTTGCGTATTTGGCAAGCGCGTTTACTTAACAGTGAAGAGCAAGAAAAATTCAATTCAAAAGAGAAGTTACCAGGCCTGGTACTTGGCTTAACCAAGCAAGGCTTAATCGTTGCCACGGCAGACCAAGCTATCTGTATTGAACAGTTACAGCCTGCAGGCAAAAAAGCGATGAACGCCTATGACTTTGCTCAATCTCGTAATCTTGATGGCTACCAGTTTGCATGA
- the rsmB gene encoding 16S rRNA (cytosine(967)-C(5))-methyltransferase RsmB, translating into MSNETSTPNVNSTGLNSRFIALKICLTVIQNGRSLSQSLPEGLAQFQDRRERGFTQNLVIGTLRWQARLEAIRAQLLKKKLKEKDEDINQLILIGLYQILYMETPEHAAVSETVAVVQKLKKPWAKALINGVLRTFLRDQEAICAEADLKPAHKYSHPQWIFKALRKAYPDDWQSIMQANNEIAPLTLRVNTMKQTREAFMQQLQQEDIAARIHATAPQGIVLENSMDISQLPTYEEGGFSVQDGAAQQAANILQPKANERILDACAAPGGKTTHLLELSNNQAQVFAIEKEPERIERLAENLYRLDLEAEYQVGDASCPDEWWDKQLFDKILLDAPCSATGIIRRHPDIKWHRTPEDIEALVEIQANILKALWATLKPGGQLLYATCSVLPEENTLQMQRFIESEASAKVVPLELEATVTFETPGNQYLPGRLDMDGFFYCLLEKSL; encoded by the coding sequence ATGAGTAACGAAACCTCTACACCCAATGTAAACAGCACAGGGTTAAACAGTCGATTCATTGCGCTTAAAATCTGTTTAACGGTTATTCAAAACGGTCGTTCATTAAGCCAAAGCTTGCCTGAAGGCTTAGCACAGTTTCAAGACCGTCGAGAGCGTGGCTTTACCCAAAACCTGGTGATTGGCACCTTACGTTGGCAAGCGCGTTTAGAGGCCATTCGAGCCCAACTGCTCAAAAAGAAACTTAAAGAAAAAGATGAGGATATCAACCAGCTCATTTTGATTGGTTTGTATCAGATTCTCTATATGGAAACCCCAGAACATGCGGCGGTTTCAGAAACCGTTGCCGTGGTGCAAAAACTCAAAAAACCTTGGGCCAAAGCGTTGATAAATGGTGTTTTACGCACCTTTTTACGTGACCAAGAAGCGATTTGTGCTGAGGCCGATTTAAAACCCGCACACAAATACTCGCACCCGCAGTGGATATTTAAAGCCTTACGTAAAGCCTACCCAGATGATTGGCAATCGATTATGCAAGCCAACAACGAGATTGCTCCGCTCACCTTGCGGGTAAATACCATGAAGCAAACACGTGAAGCCTTTATGCAGCAACTTCAGCAAGAAGATATTGCAGCCAGAATTCATGCCACGGCACCACAAGGCATTGTCTTAGAAAATAGCATGGACATCAGTCAACTACCCACTTACGAAGAAGGTGGGTTTAGCGTGCAAGATGGCGCGGCACAGCAAGCTGCTAACATCTTGCAACCTAAAGCGAATGAACGCATTTTAGATGCGTGTGCCGCACCAGGTGGAAAAACCACCCATCTTTTAGAGCTATCTAACAATCAGGCGCAGGTGTTTGCCATAGAAAAAGAGCCCGAACGCATAGAACGTTTAGCTGAAAACCTATACCGTTTAGATTTAGAAGCAGAGTACCAAGTTGGCGACGCTTCTTGTCCTGACGAGTGGTGGGATAAACAACTGTTTGACAAAATCCTGCTTGATGCACCCTGTTCTGCAACGGGTATTATTCGCCGTCATCCAGATATTAAATGGCATCGCACCCCCGAAGACATTGAAGCCCTGGTTGAAATCCAAGCGAATATTCTAAAGGCATTATGGGCCACGCTAAAACCAGGCGGCCAACTGCTTTATGCCACCTGCTCTGTTTTACCAGAAGAGAACACCTTACAAATGCAACGCTTTATTGAAAGTGAAGCATCGGCTAAAGTGGTTCCATTAGAACTTGAGGCCACAGTCACTTTTGAAACACCAGGTAATCAATACCTTCCAGGACGATTAGATATGGATGGTTTTTTCTACTGTTTACTGGAAAAGAGCTTGTAA
- a CDS encoding DUF4390 domain-containing protein — protein MQRVRAIALLCLQLRHDLSQTLRFIFNKLLAAPSYTTSVLFFCILPGLVTCNIAVAESVLPTTNTVENPITILNVRDYQQDKQLLIDSESDFNLPSSVIEAIHHEIPLSFRIQIELTESSRILGIKYERNRNIISYHTDIYAYGVNRLYALYNNRNQNAKTFKTIDDALTTLATLQAFPIASLSELHPEQRYTLRMRISLDFWKLPAPLILEALLSPTVWQLDSGWFETTLKTPLSWQ, from the coding sequence ATGCAAAGAGTCCGCGCCATTGCTCTGTTATGTTTGCAATTAAGGCACGATTTAAGCCAAACGCTGAGGTTCATCTTTAATAAGCTTTTAGCCGCTCCTTCATACACAACAAGCGTGCTATTTTTCTGCATTTTACCAGGCCTGGTAACTTGTAATATCGCGGTAGCAGAAAGTGTTTTACCCACAACCAACACGGTTGAAAATCCCATTACGATTCTCAACGTTCGCGATTATCAACAAGATAAACAGCTGTTAATAGACTCTGAGAGTGACTTTAATCTACCCTCAAGCGTTATTGAAGCGATTCACCATGAAATTCCGCTGAGCTTTAGAATCCAAATCGAGTTAACCGAATCTAGCCGAATTCTAGGTATAAAATATGAACGTAATCGCAATATCATCAGTTACCACACCGATATCTATGCCTATGGTGTCAATCGCTTATACGCGCTTTACAATAACCGAAACCAAAATGCTAAAACCTTTAAAACCATTGATGATGCATTAACTACCCTAGCGACCTTACAAGCGTTTCCCATTGCATCTCTTTCTGAATTACATCCTGAACAAAGGTATACTTTACGCATGCGCATATCGCTTGATTTTTGGAAGTTACCTGCACCGTTAATTTTAGAAGCGCTGCTCTCACCCACGGTTTGGCAGTTAGACAGTGGTTGGTTTGAAACCACCCTAAAAACCCCATTGAGTTGGCAATGA
- a CDS encoding ATP-binding protein, whose protein sequence is MNAFGRYLKQYGLLTLLSSLLLLALVVMSQTLQNASSFADSYSTLLFFTVGGVGLLLFFLVKTLFHLYQQFRKKVPGSKVTVRLTFITSLLLGIPTAIIFYFSLSFIQQGINQWFDVKTEVALDNATAVVRITLDNKTRESLKMTLALAKANNTLLTTSPSLAVNTLRQQLGAQEVALYHVNQQLIAFSSEYDTAILPATPGDNLFQQIRNNKTYAALENRPGATTKEEFIRVLVPFTDLTLKTQYALQAIFPVPTDITLLSESVGTASGQYKELSYLKNPLTASFVLVLSMVLLLTLVTAVLFTIQAVQNFTMPIRTLAKGTRAISKGDYSVKMAVPENDEFGDLIQSFNDMIQRISKARNDIKLSHQQTEVQKLYLQAIIKNLSSGVVTLDMHYRIRTINDAIQEILNTDISKHIGKKLLDVIDREDSAHLNELVHKIAPKFEHNSEPWSMQIDFTCKKGQKILLIQGSTLPSIDKKIGGYVIVIDDITELVQAQVHAAWSDVARRLAHEIKNPLTPIQLSAERLKFKLHNKLDNTDQDLLSRMTETIIEQVSTMQKLVQAFSDYANTPEVELHPTQINKLIYNITEMYRDPDSNWRVSAEIDDHCPQVMADSSRLRQLLHNLIKNALEATEETPKAHVIVKTQCDESDEITLSICDNGPGIPEEAQNWIFEPYATDKPKGTGLGLAVVRKIVEEHNGQITLTSSPGNGTCFIIKLPIIAKRGS, encoded by the coding sequence ATGAATGCATTTGGCCGTTATTTAAAACAATATGGTTTACTGACCTTACTCTCTAGCTTACTGCTGCTAGCGCTAGTGGTAATGAGTCAAACCCTGCAAAACGCTTCAAGCTTTGCTGACAGTTACTCTACTCTGCTGTTCTTTACTGTTGGTGGTGTGGGTTTACTGCTATTTTTTCTTGTAAAAACGCTATTTCATTTATACCAACAGTTCCGCAAAAAAGTTCCAGGCAGTAAGGTCACCGTTCGTTTAACCTTTATCACCAGTTTATTACTAGGGATTCCAACGGCCATTATCTTCTACTTCTCATTGAGTTTTATTCAACAAGGGATAAACCAATGGTTTGATGTTAAAACCGAAGTTGCTTTAGATAATGCTACCGCTGTCGTTCGAATTACCCTCGACAATAAAACGCGCGAAAGCCTTAAAATGACACTTGCTTTAGCCAAAGCAAATAACACCTTACTGACTACCTCACCCAGTTTGGCCGTAAATACATTACGCCAGCAGTTAGGTGCGCAAGAGGTTGCGCTTTACCATGTTAACCAACAATTGATTGCCTTTAGTAGTGAATACGATACGGCCATTTTACCAGCAACACCTGGAGACAACCTCTTTCAACAAATTCGTAATAACAAAACCTATGCCGCCTTAGAAAACCGACCTGGTGCTACCACCAAAGAGGAATTTATTCGTGTTTTAGTGCCTTTTACCGACCTCACCTTAAAAACCCAATATGCCCTGCAAGCGATCTTTCCTGTGCCAACTGACATCACACTTTTATCAGAATCGGTTGGCACGGCATCTGGCCAATACAAAGAGTTGTCCTACTTAAAAAACCCTTTAACCGCGAGCTTTGTGCTGGTTCTTTCTATGGTTCTACTGCTCACATTAGTGACTGCGGTACTTTTCACTATTCAAGCGGTACAAAACTTTACAATGCCAATTCGAACCCTAGCAAAAGGGACTCGTGCCATATCTAAGGGTGACTATAGCGTTAAAATGGCTGTCCCTGAAAATGACGAATTTGGTGATTTGATTCAATCCTTTAACGATATGATTCAACGTATTTCTAAAGCGCGAAATGACATTAAACTCAGCCATCAACAGACCGAAGTACAAAAACTCTATCTGCAAGCCATAATCAAAAACTTATCGAGTGGTGTTGTTACCCTAGATATGCACTACCGAATCCGTACGATTAACGATGCCATTCAAGAAATTCTAAATACCGATATCAGCAAACACATTGGTAAAAAATTGCTGGATGTAATAGACCGTGAAGATAGCGCACACCTGAATGAACTGGTTCATAAAATTGCCCCCAAGTTTGAACACAACTCTGAACCCTGGTCAATGCAAATTGACTTTACCTGCAAGAAAGGCCAAAAGATTTTATTAATACAGGGTTCTACACTACCAAGCATTGATAAAAAAATAGGCGGTTATGTTATTGTTATTGACGACATTACCGAGCTTGTTCAAGCTCAGGTTCATGCCGCCTGGAGTGATGTAGCACGTCGATTAGCACATGAGATTAAGAACCCCTTAACGCCCATACAACTCTCAGCAGAGCGACTTAAATTTAAATTACATAATAAACTCGACAACACTGACCAAGACCTACTCAGCCGCATGACCGAAACCATTATTGAACAAGTTTCAACCATGCAAAAACTCGTACAAGCGTTTAGTGATTACGCCAATACACCTGAAGTTGAGTTGCACCCCACTCAAATCAATAAATTGATATACAACATTACTGAAATGTACCGCGATCCAGATTCTAATTGGCGTGTCTCTGCAGAAATTGATGATCACTGCCCTCAAGTAATGGCAGACAGTTCACGGCTACGTCAGTTACTACATAATTTAATTAAAAATGCCCTTGAAGCGACTGAAGAAACGCCTAAAGCGCATGTTATAGTAAAAACACAGTGTGATGAGAGTGATGAAATAACCCTCTCCATTTGTGACAATGGTCCAGGTATTCCAGAAGAAGCACAAAACTGGATTTTTGAGCCTTATGCCACCGACAAGCCCAAGGGCACAGGTTTAGGCCTTGCCGTTGTGCGTAAAATAGTTGAAGAACATAACGGTCAAATTACATTAACTTCTTCACCAGGAAACGGAACCTGTTTTATAATTAAACTTCCTATAATCGCCAAAAGAGGTAGTTAA